Part of the Arachis hypogaea cultivar Tifrunner chromosome 6, arahy.Tifrunner.gnm2.J5K5, whole genome shotgun sequence genome, AAGCACAACCGAAAGTACGAGGTGCAATAAATGCATCAAAATGAAAACAATCTGAGACAGAGAAGAACAAGGGATTACCTCAGCTTGCATGCCAGCATGTCTCCTGACACCAATTGCATCATACATGACAATAAGGCTGAAGCCCAAACACACCGGAAAGAGCGAGTCAGCGACGCCATGACAGAGAGCAACGGAGGTGGTGAGGGCAGTGCAAAGCGCAGAGTGCGAGGACGGCATCCCCCCAGAAGCAAACAAGAGCTTCAAGTCCCACGTCCTCTCCACGAAGAAGTTCAAGAAAACCTTCATCGACTGCGCTATGAGCCACGCCAACAGCCCCGAAACGAACGTTGGATTCGCCGCCAATGTCGCCACAAAGGGACTTATCCGAAGCTTAGCATTGGCTGTGACGCTCAACAGAGCCACCCCCAACCCTCCTCTGTTCTGAAGGTAGCAACCGTTCCACTCTTCCATTGCTTTGTCTGCATCAGTTGTGCAAGCATGGAAGCTGGAAAGCCACTTGTGGGTGTGCAAAGATGCTACCTTTTTTATCGTTTGCAGAACCCAGATGGGGGTTCTTGGGGAATTCCATGGAGAAGATGTGTAGGAAGAAGAAAGACAAGTGGTGGTGGGTCTGAAGTTAAAGAATGAAAAGGTGGTAGATGGGGAAAGTGGGGTGATTGCGATTGGGGTGCAAGTGAATGAAGTCAGCGAGAGAAGAGAGTCCATGGAAGGGGTTTTGTGTGTGTTGGTGTTGTTGTAATTTC contains:
- the LOC112695310 gene encoding uncharacterized protein, with the translated sequence MDSLLSLTSFTCTPIAITPLSPSTTFSFFNFRPTTTCLSSSYTSSPWNSPRTPIWVLQTIKKVASLHTHKWLSSFHACTTDADKAMEEWNGCYLQNRGGLGVALLSVTANAKLRISPFVATLAANPTFVSGLLAWLIAQSMKVFLNFFVERTWDLKLLFASGGMPSSHSALCTALTTSVALCHGVADSLFPVCLGFSLIVMYDAIGVRRHAGMQAEVLNMIVADLFKGHPISERKLKELLGHTPSQVIAGALLGFLVACFCCQACVVGT